Proteins encoded within one genomic window of Hevea brasiliensis isolate MT/VB/25A 57/8 chromosome 8, ASM3005281v1, whole genome shotgun sequence:
- the LOC110652398 gene encoding uncharacterized protein LOC110652398 translates to MEIQCMPSSSTLYPKPNKYSKMIPTWARNHQINTTTIFFKYKVSGYCACACKWQQEQSAWLAQLPFLTKAKKAPMELTEEEEPTLRVSEKKGTIAGAVALIIGTSIGSGILALPEKASPAGIIPSTIAMIVCWAFLLFEGLLLIEINVGLRRKRKREDEGELDVISIRTMAQETLGELGGTLATVTYVFLGYTSMIAYSSKSGEVLFHLINVPESVSGFLFTAFFTMLISFGGTAATDQVNQWLTVSMIGLLIAIEVLAVLFGGWSGLERTGNWGKVPATIPVIIFSLVYHDLAPVLCAYLGGDLPRLRASVLLGSLVPLLALIVWDAIALSLSAQTGQVVDPVELLMSVRWSGVSYMVEAFSLLAIGTSLIGTLLGFSEFFKEQLKNLSRHSSTTGKLQEPKKLVGLKDRWGRNKISLTAMAIVITPTLLVSTTVPDAFSAATDIAGGYCMTMLYGILPPAMAWAMCDREREDTDEKMPSRARPALVGLGIFACGIVVEQILQDFSALHL, encoded by the exons CAGCGGCTATTGTGCTTGTGCCTGCAAATGGCAACAAGAGCAAAGCGCATGGCTTGCTCAATTACCCTTTTTAACAAAGGCAAAGAAAGCTCCCATGGAATTGACTGAGGAGGAGGAGCCTACTTTGAGGGTGTCTGAGAAGAAAGGAACTATTGCTGGCGCAGTTGCTCTTATTATTGGTACCAGTATCGGTTCTGGGATACTAGCTCTCCCTGAGAAAGCTTCTCCTGCc GGGATTATCCCAAGTACAATAGCTATGATTGTGTGTTGGGCTTTTCTCTTATTTGAAGGACTCTTGCTTATTGAAATCAATGTGGGTTTGCGGAGAAAGAGGAAAAGAGAAGATGAAGGTGAATTAGATGTAATAAGCATTAGGACTATGGCCCAAGAGACACTAGGAGAGTTGGGTGGCACTTTAGCCACTGTGACCTATGTTTTCTTGGGTTACACTTCAATGATTGCTTATAGTTCCAAATCTGGGGAGGTGCTTTTCCATTTAATCAATGTTCCTGAATCAGTCTCTGGTTTCTTGTTCACTGCTTTCTTCACAATGCTAATCTCCTTTGGTGGCACTGCCGCCACTGATCAAGTCAACCAGTGGCTCACTGTTTCCATGATAG GTTTGCTGATAGCTATtgaggttctagcagttttgtttGGTGGGTGGTCAGGATTGGAAAGAACTGGAAACTGGGGAAAAGTCCCAGCTACAATTCCTGTAATAATCTTTTCTTTGGTCTATCATGATCTGGCACCTG TTCTTTGTGCTTATCTGGGTGGTGATCTGCCGCGACTAAGGGCTTCAGTTCTGCTTGGTAGCCTTGTTCcattgttggcattaattgtttGGGATGCAATTGCGCTCAGTCTCTCGGCTCAGACTGGTCAAGTTGTTGATCCTGTTGAATTGCTGATGAG TGTGAGATGGAGTGGGGTCTCATATATGGTAGAGGCGTTCTCACTTCTGGCAATAGGAACATCACTAATTGGTACTCTATTAGGCTTCTCTGAGTTTTTCAAGGAGCAACTCAAGAATCTCTCACGGCATTCATCCACTACAGGAAAATTACAG GAACCAAAGAAGCTAGTTGGGTTGAaggatcggtggggaagaaataaAATCAGCCTCACAGCAATGGCAATAGTTATCACTCCTACACTACTTGTCTCCACCACAGTTCCAGATGCCTTCTCTGCTGCTACAGATATTGCT GGAGGATACTGCATGACAATGCTGTATGGAATTCTTCCACCAGCAATGGCATGGGCAATGTGTGACAGAGAAAGGGAGGATACCGATGAAAAGATGCCGTCAAGAGCAAGGCCTGCACTTGTTGGGCTAGGCATTTTTGCTTGTGGAATAGTGGTGGAGCAAATATTGCAGGATTTCTCAGCTCTGCACCTCTAA